In Fragaria vesca subsp. vesca linkage group LG1, FraVesHawaii_1.0, whole genome shotgun sequence, the sequence TATGAAACCTGGAAAATAGTCATTTAACAATCGGGCTACTTTCTTTATTCTTTACCTCATAAACCAAAATCCTACATGATATGGCCTTGCGATTTGACTCTGTTATGATTGGTCTTCCTGTGATTTTTTTTTTTTTATAGTTTTTTTAATTACAGTCCCTTCATGTAATTTTCAATTGTGTGGTTGGAAGTCTTAAATGGCTACTTCAATGAATTCTCATTACATGAGTCTCCTTTATAACTTGGGTTATAGAGTATCCAATTCTTTAACATGAATTTGGCTATTTTATGTTAACTCAACCAACATAGTCATTTGTTCCTACTTGAAAAAGGCTGTTTTTTGCTTATAGTCAACTGTATAGAGTACTGTTATAGGGTAATGCAGCTAATGTTATAGCTTCAGGTGTACCAAATAAGATATAGATCAGATATAAGCAGTGCATCTCTTATATGTACATATCTCACTCATGTGGATGGTCCCATTTCTTTGAGAGATGTGGCTACCAATGTAATCTGTAAATATCATCAAAATAGTTTAATTCTATCCTAAATGGTGAAGCACATTGTAATCTGGAATTTTGAGTATTTTGATGTAACTAATTAGATCGACTTTTTACTTGGTTTGACACAGAAAAATGCGCCATGGTTATCAGTGCCACAATTTGGGGACTGGGATCAGAAGGGCGGCCAAGTGCCAGATTACTCCCTTGATTTCTCCAAGATAAGGGAAATGAGGAAGCAAAACAAGAGAGATGTGTCCAGAGCCAGTCTTGGAAATGAAGAAGAGCTCATTGCTTCAAACACTACTAATGTGGGTGCTGCCCACAATGACATTCACCACCCTCATTACCATCAGAGCACCCACTCTCCAACTGTAAGATTCTTTTGCTTTCATTTCAGTGCTAGTTTGAAGTGATCCATATAATGTATTGAACACAACTATACAAGCAGTAGTTGGTCTGCTTATAAATGGAGAGATAATGTCCTTATGAACAATATTTATGAGAGATATGCATGTGGTTGCTCTGGTAGATGGTGGGGAAAGCCCTTTATTAAACAAGCTGACCAGACAATGTAGGTGAGCAGGTTGCTAGTTTGCAACTAGTTATATAGTATTGATAAGTTAAAGTATGGCATGGATTTGTATGATTAGTTAGCTGTAGAATCCAATCAAATTAAGTGCAACAGTGGGTTACAGGTAGGTTGATGATTGCTCCCTGTTTTTATCAAGCAGATTCTACTTAATGCGCTCTGGAATAAGGATAAGATAGAGAAAACGATAGTATTTCTGCTGTTGCACAGGTCATAGCATTAAACACTAGATGTGGTCATAGATTT encodes:
- the LOC101298253 gene encoding uncharacterized protein LOC101298253 isoform 1; its protein translation is MDDRKEKNAPWLSVPQFGDWDQKGGQVPDYSLDFSKIREMRKQNKRDVSRASLGNEEELIASNTTNVGAAHNDIHHPHYHQSTHSPTILLNALWNKDKIEKTIVFLLLHRLDVAYSATSTVA
- the LOC101298253 gene encoding uncharacterized protein LOC101298253 isoform 2; translation: MDDRKEKNAPWLSVPQFGDWDQKGGQVPDYSLDFSKIREMRKQNKRDVSRASLGNEEELIASNTTNVGAAHNDIHHPHYHQSTHSPTARRSIFSYFNCCVKA